Proteins encoded together in one Hymenobacter monticola window:
- a CDS encoding 2'-5' RNA ligase family protein, with the protein MSLNPHGKLRAEHVQPAPVYPALLRRKVAEEPQPKAENEPDSPMLAITSLLSPPHALRINNIIKSLEEKFGLDDVQATLDPHLTYQLAGVRKLESLKEVLADVATSTEPFPAFTTGLGVFPGERPVIYIPVLRSDALNALHQRIRAATAPLCLRTDKFSGPDCWLPHISLALHDTTVDLLGPVLAYLNQETYNLKIIIDNITILRQEGELFVKEEVFKMGEKVLG; encoded by the coding sequence ATGAGTTTAAACCCCCACGGCAAGCTGCGCGCCGAGCACGTGCAACCGGCGCCGGTCTACCCCGCGCTGCTCCGCCGCAAAGTTGCCGAAGAGCCCCAGCCCAAAGCCGAAAACGAACCCGACAGCCCCATGCTCGCCATCACTTCCCTGCTTAGCCCGCCGCACGCGCTGCGCATCAACAACATCATCAAAAGCCTGGAAGAGAAGTTTGGCCTCGACGACGTGCAGGCCACCCTCGACCCGCACCTGACCTACCAGCTGGCCGGCGTGCGCAAGCTGGAATCGTTGAAAGAGGTGCTGGCCGACGTGGCCACGTCCACCGAGCCGTTTCCGGCCTTCACCACCGGCCTGGGCGTGTTTCCGGGCGAGCGGCCGGTCATCTACATCCCCGTGCTGCGCTCCGATGCCCTCAACGCCCTGCACCAGCGCATCCGGGCGGCCACCGCGCCGCTGTGCCTGCGCACCGACAAGTTCAGCGGCCCCGACTGCTGGCTGCCGCACATCTCCCTGGCGCTGCACGACACCACCGTCGACCTTTTAGGCCCCGTCCTAGCCTACCTCAATCAGGAAACCTACAACCTCAAAATCATCATCGACAACATCACCATCCTGCGGCAGGAAGGCGAGCTGTTTGTGAAGGAAGAAGTGTTTAAAATGGGCGAAAAGGTGCTGGGGTAG
- a CDS encoding NUDIX hydrolase: protein MNIFINDIPLVIKKLSEKVYKHKFDLILSPDDEFTSKDLVGDVLVKDAGPLFIDRLLRLMEVKKLKKLKSLTMLVKKKKHVILHLKDQFKIAKAGGGLVVKGDQVLMIYRLGKWDLPKGKLKSDEDTAAGALREVEEETNIKLELGEELPSTWHSYAYKGNKMLKKTSWYLMKCLDDSLMKPQTEEYIEEVRWMSPQEALAKLEDSYASIALVVRHYLSEMAGKPAKAAPAAGK, encoded by the coding sequence ATGAATATTTTCATCAACGACATACCGCTGGTTATCAAAAAGCTCAGCGAAAAAGTATACAAGCACAAGTTCGACCTCATCCTGAGCCCCGACGACGAATTCACGTCGAAGGACCTGGTGGGCGATGTGCTCGTGAAAGACGCCGGCCCCCTGTTCATCGACCGCCTGCTGCGCCTGATGGAAGTGAAAAAGCTCAAAAAGCTGAAGTCGCTCACCATGCTGGTCAAAAAGAAGAAGCACGTCATCCTGCACCTCAAAGACCAGTTCAAAATTGCCAAAGCCGGCGGCGGGCTGGTGGTGAAAGGCGACCAGGTGCTGATGATTTACCGCCTTGGCAAGTGGGACCTGCCCAAGGGCAAGCTCAAGAGCGACGAGGACACGGCCGCCGGCGCCCTGCGCGAAGTGGAGGAGGAAACCAACATCAAGCTCGAATTGGGCGAGGAACTGCCCAGCACCTGGCACAGCTACGCCTACAAGGGCAACAAGATGCTGAAAAAAACCAGCTGGTACCTGATGAAGTGCCTCGACGACAGCCTGATGAAGCCGCAGACCGAGGAGTACATTGAGGAAGTGCGCTGGATGTCGCCCCAGGAGGCCCTGGCCAAGCTGGAAGATTCCTATGCTTCCATTGCGCTGGTGGTGCGGCACTACCTGAGCGAAATGGCCGGCAAGCCCGCCAAGGCAGCCCCCGCGGCTGGTAAATAA
- a CDS encoding PaaI family thioesterase: MSANTPETAATPDLEARIRRKLTGQRFMHLIGADLTAIAPGRIEAELTLAEQHQQQRGFAHGGLIATLADLVAGFAAVTLVPDNFGVVTADLRVSYLHPGFGQKLKAIGWVLKAGRRLHFCEAEVWCDDLLIAKASATMAVIEPS; encoded by the coding sequence GTGTCTGCAAATACCCCCGAAACCGCTGCTACCCCCGACCTTGAAGCGCGCATCCGCCGCAAGCTCACCGGGCAGCGCTTCATGCACCTGATTGGGGCCGACCTCACGGCCATCGCCCCCGGCCGCATCGAGGCCGAGCTAACTCTGGCCGAGCAGCACCAGCAGCAGCGCGGCTTCGCCCACGGCGGCCTCATCGCCACGCTGGCCGATTTGGTGGCCGGCTTTGCGGCCGTCACGCTCGTGCCCGACAATTTTGGGGTGGTGACCGCCGATTTGAGAGTTTCCTATCTGCACCCCGGCTTCGGCCAGAAATTAAAAGCCATCGGCTGGGTGTTGAAAGCCGGGCGCCGCCTGCATTTTTGCGAGGCCGAAGTGTGGTGCGACGACCTGCTGATTGCCAAGGCCAGTGCCACAATGGCGGTGATTGAGCCCAGTTGA
- a CDS encoding DUF1572 family protein: MPTPSAPDAVGVALLASFRHSFQMYKNLADRALAQLSEAEWLHRPAPGSNSAAVIVQHMAGNLRSRFTDFLTSDGEKPSRRRDQEFEEPATVAAIAPLQEEWKAAWRVLFELLDTLQPADLLSTVTIRGEAHTVLAAVQRQVAHYAYHSGQLVQLAKQLRGEAFPSLSIPRGQSEQFNQQMAQKTTS; this comes from the coding sequence ATGCCTACTCCTTCTGCTCCCGACGCCGTGGGCGTCGCGCTGCTGGCCTCCTTCCGGCACAGCTTTCAGATGTATAAAAATCTGGCCGACCGTGCCCTGGCCCAACTCAGCGAGGCCGAGTGGCTGCACCGCCCGGCGCCTGGCAGCAATTCGGCCGCCGTCATTGTGCAGCACATGGCCGGCAACCTACGCTCGCGTTTCACCGATTTTCTGACCTCCGACGGCGAAAAGCCCTCCCGTCGGCGCGACCAGGAATTTGAAGAGCCCGCTACCGTCGCGGCCATCGCGCCCTTGCAGGAGGAATGGAAAGCCGCCTGGCGCGTACTCTTCGAACTGCTCGACACGCTGCAGCCGGCCGACTTGCTCAGCACCGTCACCATTCGCGGCGAGGCCCACACCGTGCTGGCCGCCGTGCAGCGCCAGGTGGCGCATTACGCCTATCACAGCGGCCAGCTCGTACAACTGGCCAAGCAGCTGCGCGGCGAGGCTTTCCCGTCGCTCAGCATTCCGCGCGGCCAGAGCGAGCAATTCAACCAACAAATGGCCCAAAAAACCACTTCATGA
- a CDS encoding threonine aldolase family protein: MTTSASLSVIDLRSDTVTRPTPAMLAAMMAAPVGDDVYDEDPTVRRLEEMAAARFGLEAGLFCPSGTMTNQIAIKAHTEPLSEVICEQTSHIYLWEVGGIAFHSGASVALLPGQRGRVTAAQVEAAIRPENIHYPTTRLISLENTHNRGGGTCYALEDLRAISDVARRHGIARHLDGARVFNALVATGQRSEDYGQLFDSISVCLSKGLGTPVGSVLLGSAAFVKKCKRIRKVMGGGWRQAGYLAAAGIYALENNVERLADDHRRAARLANVLGQQPYVAEVLTPETNLVIFRLADAMPAADFLATLEQQGIRASSFGPQWIRFVTHLDVDDDGIARVEAALASLRND; this comes from the coding sequence ATGACGACTTCCGCTTCCCTTTCCGTGATTGACCTGCGCTCCGATACCGTGACGCGGCCCACGCCCGCCATGCTGGCCGCCATGATGGCCGCCCCCGTGGGCGACGACGTGTACGACGAAGACCCCACCGTGCGCCGCCTCGAGGAAATGGCCGCCGCCCGCTTCGGCCTCGAAGCCGGCCTGTTCTGCCCCTCGGGCACCATGACCAACCAGATTGCCATCAAGGCCCACACCGAGCCGCTGAGCGAGGTGATTTGCGAGCAAACCTCCCACATCTACCTCTGGGAAGTGGGCGGCATTGCGTTTCACTCCGGCGCGAGCGTGGCGCTGCTGCCGGGCCAGCGGGGCCGCGTCACGGCGGCGCAAGTGGAGGCCGCCATTCGGCCTGAAAACATTCACTACCCCACCACCCGCCTCATCAGCCTCGAAAACACCCACAACCGCGGCGGCGGCACCTGCTACGCGCTGGAGGACCTGCGGGCCATCAGCGACGTGGCGCGGCGGCACGGCATTGCGCGGCACCTGGACGGAGCCCGCGTTTTCAATGCTCTGGTGGCCACGGGCCAGCGTAGCGAGGACTACGGGCAGCTGTTCGACTCCATTTCGGTGTGTTTGAGCAAGGGGCTGGGCACGCCGGTGGGCTCGGTGCTGCTGGGCTCGGCGGCTTTTGTGAAGAAGTGCAAGCGCATCCGCAAGGTGATGGGCGGGGGCTGGCGGCAGGCCGGCTACCTGGCCGCGGCGGGCATTTATGCGCTGGAAAACAACGTGGAGCGCCTGGCCGACGACCACCGCCGCGCCGCCCGCCTGGCTAACGTGCTCGGCCAGCAGCCCTACGTGGCCGAGGTGCTGACCCCGGAAACCAACCTCGTTATTTTCCGGCTTGCCGACGCCATGCCGGCAGCCGACTTCCTGGCCACCTTGGAGCAGCAAGGCATCCGGGCCAGCAGCTTTGGGCCGCAGTGGATACGCTTCGTGACGCACCTCGACGTGGACGACGACGGCATCGCCCGCGTGGAAGCGGCGCTGGCTTCGCTGCGAAACGACTAA
- a CDS encoding NUDIX domain-containing protein yields the protein MTNPTTIDSEALLAAYSGKVRVRVGGLLLRDGALLLAAHRGLLPEGASFWSPPGGGWQFGESIRAALAREFLEETGLNVQVGRFLHLHEFSTDKLQALELFFEVIADDAAQPRLGHDPEHASHQQLLTELAWHTPRQLLQLPPNQVHPVLQHLLSPDDVFVPQQRFA from the coding sequence ATGACCAATCCAACCACTATCGATTCCGAGGCCTTATTGGCGGCCTATTCGGGCAAAGTGCGGGTGCGCGTCGGCGGCCTGCTCCTGCGCGACGGAGCCCTGCTGCTGGCGGCGCACCGGGGCCTGCTGCCGGAGGGTGCCTCGTTCTGGTCGCCGCCGGGGGGCGGGTGGCAGTTTGGCGAAAGCATTCGGGCGGCGCTCGCCCGCGAGTTTTTGGAGGAAACGGGCCTGAATGTGCAGGTGGGCCGCTTTTTGCACCTGCACGAATTCAGCACCGACAAGCTACAGGCCCTGGAGCTGTTTTTTGAAGTCATCGCCGACGATGCCGCGCAGCCCCGGCTCGGCCACGACCCCGAGCACGCGTCTCACCAGCAGTTGCTCACCGAGCTGGCCTGGCATACACCGCGCCAGCTGCTGCAGCTGCCCCCAAACCAAGTGCACCCCGTGTTGCAGCACCTGCTCAGCCCCGACGACGTGTTCGTGCCGCAGCAGCGCTTCGCTTGA
- a CDS encoding metallophosphoesterase family protein, whose protein sequence is MNLFIIGDVHGCFHTLQELLRRWDPATDHLIQVGDLVDRGAHIPATVELARELNEKYPETTTFLMGNHEDALLHHFGPDGPYPGWLKWGGRSTTDQYHTRAGLLARHLPWLMERPLLWQNEHVLVSHAGISTSPLAYDRDSSDGLLWTRGPLRRLDHQLQVVGHTPMEKGEPVLDKTSNTLYTDTGAVFGGNLTGLRLSPTGQVLDIALIPVFPQDLLEKPRF, encoded by the coding sequence ATGAATTTGTTCATCATCGGCGACGTGCATGGCTGCTTCCACACGCTTCAGGAATTGCTGAGGCGCTGGGACCCGGCCACCGACCACCTCATTCAGGTGGGCGACCTGGTGGACCGTGGCGCCCACATTCCGGCTACTGTGGAACTGGCCCGCGAGCTCAACGAAAAATACCCCGAAACGACGACCTTCCTCATGGGCAACCACGAGGACGCGCTGTTGCACCATTTTGGGCCCGATGGACCTTACCCGGGCTGGCTCAAGTGGGGCGGCCGTAGCACAACCGACCAGTACCATACCCGCGCCGGGCTGCTGGCCCGGCACCTGCCTTGGCTGATGGAACGGCCCCTGCTCTGGCAGAACGAGCACGTGCTGGTGAGCCACGCCGGCATCAGCACCTCTCCGTTGGCCTACGACCGCGACAGCTCCGACGGCCTGCTCTGGACGCGCGGCCCGCTCCGGCGGCTCGACCACCAATTGCAGGTGGTGGGCCACACGCCGATGGAAAAGGGCGAGCCCGTGCTCGACAAGACTTCCAACACCTTGTACACCGACACGGGCGCGGTGTTTGGCGGTAACCTCACCGGCCTGCGCCTCTCCCCCACCGGCCAGGTGCTGGACATTGCGCTGATTCCGGTTTTTCCGCAGGACCTGCTCGAAAAGCCGCGTTTTTAA
- the coaD gene encoding pantetheine-phosphate adenylyltransferase has translation MPRIAIFPGSFDPFTNGHLDIVRRGAELFDEVIVAIGTNSSKQRYVPIEQMLALLGEVFQNEPRVSVRTFRGLTAEFAREAGARFLLRGLRNSIDFEYEKPIAYGNQHVNPGLETVFLLTAPDLGAISSTIIRDIHRYGGNVDAFLPFTLPPVAS, from the coding sequence ATGCCCCGCATCGCCATTTTCCCCGGCTCTTTCGACCCCTTCACCAACGGGCACCTCGACATTGTGCGCCGCGGGGCGGAGCTGTTTGATGAGGTTATCGTGGCCATTGGCACCAATAGCAGCAAGCAGCGCTACGTGCCCATCGAGCAGATGCTGGCCCTGCTCGGCGAGGTGTTTCAGAACGAGCCGCGGGTGTCGGTGCGCACGTTTCGGGGGCTCACGGCGGAGTTCGCCCGCGAGGCAGGGGCCCGCTTCCTGCTGCGCGGGCTGCGCAATAGCATTGATTTTGAGTACGAAAAACCCATTGCCTACGGCAACCAGCACGTCAACCCCGGGCTGGAAACGGTGTTCCTGCTGACCGCGCCGGACCTGGGCGCCATCAGCAGCACCATCATCCGCGACATTCACCGCTACGGCGGCAACGTAGACGCCTTTTTGCCCTTCACCCTGCCGCCAGTAGCTTCCTGA
- a CDS encoding DUF4126 domain-containing protein, whose translation MEQLPAMQYLMAGALGLGLAACSGFRVFVPLLAASLCYHFGYLAPAAGFAWLGSWAALLTLGTATLVEIAGYYIPVVDHVLDTLTTPASFVAGTILMTSALPHLDPTVRWTLGVLVGGGTAGLVQTATALLRGASTATTAGLANPVLATAENTLAIGGVALTLLLPLLAAALVLLLVVYVLSRLRRWRARRRANG comes from the coding sequence ATGGAACAGCTACCGGCAATGCAATACCTAATGGCGGGCGCGCTGGGGCTGGGCCTGGCGGCATGCAGCGGGTTTCGGGTGTTTGTGCCGCTGCTGGCGGCCAGCCTCTGCTACCATTTCGGCTACCTCGCGCCGGCGGCAGGGTTTGCGTGGCTGGGTAGCTGGGCGGCGCTGCTCACGCTGGGCACGGCCACGCTGGTCGAAATCGCGGGCTACTACATTCCGGTGGTCGACCACGTTCTCGACACGCTCACCACGCCGGCCTCGTTTGTAGCCGGCACCATCCTCATGACGTCGGCCCTCCCCCACCTCGACCCCACCGTGCGCTGGACGCTGGGCGTTCTGGTGGGCGGCGGCACAGCCGGCCTGGTCCAAACCGCGACGGCCCTGTTGCGGGGCGCCTCCACCGCCACCACCGCCGGCCTGGCCAACCCCGTGCTGGCCACGGCCGAAAACACGTTGGCCATTGGCGGCGTGGCGCTCACGCTGCTGTTGCCGCTGCTCGCGGCCGCTCTGGTGCTGCTTCTGGTGGTGTATGTGCTGAGCCGCCTGCGCCGCTGGCGGGCCCGGCGGCGGGCCAACGGCTGA
- a CDS encoding DNA-3-methyladenine glycosylase family protein encodes MLNQAAIEHLSAADPLLGGLIAKGREIHPRPHEDLYLSLLRAIVSQQISTKAAAAIWKRFQALFPPEGYPEPREVLALTEDELRAVGLSRQKAGYLKAIAEYNERGLLDYEHLTSLSEEAFTQHLTAIKGVGRWTAQMLQMFALDQPDVFSEGDLGVQNAMRRLYGLEETGRALQKRMLAIAEAWRPYRTLACKYLWQSLDQGTQIPPTV; translated from the coding sequence ATGCTCAACCAAGCTGCCATCGAACACCTGAGCGCCGCCGACCCCTTATTGGGTGGCCTCATTGCCAAGGGCCGCGAAATCCACCCCCGGCCCCACGAAGACCTGTACCTGTCGCTGCTGCGCGCCATTGTCAGCCAGCAGATTTCGACCAAGGCGGCGGCGGCCATCTGGAAGCGGTTTCAGGCGCTGTTTCCGCCCGAGGGCTACCCCGAGCCGCGCGAAGTGCTGGCCCTGACTGAGGACGAGCTGCGCGCCGTGGGCCTCTCGCGCCAGAAAGCCGGCTACCTCAAGGCCATTGCTGAATACAACGAGCGGGGCCTGCTCGACTACGAGCACCTCACCAGCCTTTCGGAAGAAGCTTTCACGCAGCACCTTACCGCCATCAAAGGCGTGGGCCGCTGGACGGCCCAGATGCTGCAAATGTTTGCCCTCGACCAGCCCGACGTATTTTCCGAAGGCGACCTGGGCGTACAGAACGCCATGCGCCGCCTTTACGGCCTCGAGGAAACTGGCCGCGCCCTCCAAAAGCGCATGCTCGCCATTGCCGAAGCCTGGCGTCCATATCGCACGCTGGCTTGCAAGTACCTGTGGCAGAGCCTCGACCAAGGCACGCAGATTCCACCGACGGTGTAA
- a CDS encoding metallophosphoesterase family protein, producing the protein MTRIGLLSDTHGYLDERIAHHLRGCDEIWHAGDFGDARVVDELQALAPRFRGVYGNIDGTDVRRTQPLVQDFEVEGLRVLITHIGGYPGHYAPAARPLLAEVRPGLFVTGHSHILRVMPDKKLGLLHLNPGAAGRHGFHQVRTLLRFGIEAGKVVDLQAVELGKRAS; encoded by the coding sequence ATGACACGCATCGGCCTGCTTTCCGACACCCACGGCTACCTCGACGAACGAATCGCGCATCATCTGCGCGGCTGCGACGAAATCTGGCACGCCGGCGATTTCGGCGACGCCCGCGTGGTGGACGAACTGCAGGCCCTGGCGCCGCGCTTCCGGGGCGTGTACGGCAATATCGACGGCACGGACGTGCGCCGCACCCAGCCGCTGGTGCAAGATTTTGAGGTTGAGGGCCTTCGTGTGCTCATCACGCACATCGGCGGCTACCCGGGGCACTACGCGCCAGCCGCCCGGCCCCTGCTGGCCGAGGTTCGGCCGGGCCTATTCGTCACCGGCCACTCGCACATTCTGCGGGTGATGCCCGATAAAAAGCTGGGCCTGCTCCACCTCAACCCCGGCGCGGCCGGGCGCCACGGCTTCCACCAGGTGCGCACGCTGCTGCGCTTCGGCATCGAAGCGGGGAAGGTGGTCGATTTGCAGGCGGTGGAGTTGGGGAAACGGGCCAGTTGA
- a CDS encoding DUF3822 family protein, giving the protein MSVSTASTASASAANSSLRLRDETFDAATLGAYNLYLLASPTRLQLAVADVERNKFVALEEQALPTGGLPALAAQHDFLGQRGWNAVRLAITGRAFTLLPAPLFRAGDEEAALRLHHFLTPFETVRHTTHPGLELVNVFAADAAVANWLGTTHGASGRLLHHTSALLAGLVHQRGAASPRRLYLNPGPQELTLVVLGQHLEYCNVFSTSTAEDVVYYTILVMQELGLNPDEDEVTVWGELTPDSAIFSLLRTYVRQVRFGPRPGNVQYSYRLNDVFEYRYFDLFSLHFA; this is encoded by the coding sequence GTGTCCGTTTCCACTGCTTCAACTGCTTCTGCATCCGCCGCCAACTCTTCGTTGCGTTTGCGCGACGAGACGTTTGACGCCGCCACGCTGGGGGCCTACAATCTGTATTTGCTGGCCAGCCCCACGCGCCTGCAGCTAGCGGTGGCCGATGTGGAGCGCAATAAATTCGTAGCCCTGGAAGAGCAAGCGTTGCCAACGGGTGGCCTGCCCGCGCTGGCCGCGCAGCACGATTTTCTGGGCCAGCGGGGCTGGAACGCCGTGCGCTTGGCCATCACGGGCCGCGCCTTCACCCTGCTGCCGGCGCCCTTGTTTCGGGCCGGCGACGAAGAAGCGGCCCTGCGCCTGCACCATTTTCTCACGCCCTTCGAAACCGTGCGCCACACCACCCACCCCGGCCTGGAGCTGGTGAACGTGTTTGCGGCCGACGCGGCCGTTGCCAACTGGCTGGGCACTACGCATGGCGCCAGCGGCCGCCTTTTGCACCACACCAGCGCCCTGCTGGCCGGTTTGGTGCACCAGCGCGGCGCCGCGTCGCCCCGCCGCCTCTACCTCAACCCCGGCCCGCAGGAGCTTACCCTGGTGGTGCTGGGCCAGCACCTGGAGTACTGCAACGTTTTTTCCACCTCCACGGCCGAGGACGTGGTGTACTACACCATCTTGGTGATGCAGGAACTGGGCCTCAATCCCGACGAGGACGAGGTGACGGTGTGGGGCGAGCTCACGCCCGATTCGGCCATTTTCAGCCTGCTGCGCACCTATGTGCGGCAGGTGCGCTTCGGCCCCCGCCCCGGCAACGTGCAGTACAGCTACCGGCTCAACGACGTGTTCGAGTACCGTTATTTTGACTTGTTCAGCCTGCACTTTGCGTAA